A section of the Methanosarcina mazei S-6 genome encodes:
- a CDS encoding metallophosphoesterase family protein, giving the protein MAESMLQSINQLNPDIVVITGDLTENGFSAEYDGVKMFIDRIECKNRVLVPGNHDSKNAGYLHFEDLFENRFQTRNLGNMTIVGADSSQPDIDDGHLGRENYGWIKEAFSGENFKVFALHHHLVPIPLAGRENTVLVDAGDVLDLLNKCRVNLVLCGHCHIPHVWNLNNMLVVNAGTFCSSKTRGKTTQCFNLIQAENSEKNGNGESEKIEDGGWKVRVSRVFPQGNIEFITETVM; this is encoded by the coding sequence ATTGCCGAATCCATGCTGCAAAGCATAAACCAGCTGAATCCGGACATTGTTGTAATTACAGGCGACCTGACAGAAAACGGGTTTTCAGCCGAATATGATGGAGTAAAGATGTTTATTGACAGGATCGAGTGCAAAAACAGGGTCCTTGTCCCTGGAAATCACGACTCCAAAAACGCCGGATATCTGCACTTTGAAGATCTTTTCGAAAACCGGTTCCAGACCCGGAACCTTGGAAATATGACTATTGTGGGAGCTGATTCCTCTCAACCTGACATTGATGACGGCCATCTGGGAAGGGAAAATTATGGCTGGATCAAAGAAGCTTTTTCAGGAGAAAATTTCAAGGTATTTGCCCTGCACCATCACCTTGTCCCTATTCCTCTTGCCGGCAGGGAAAATACTGTCCTTGTCGATGCCGGAGATGTACTTGACCTCCTGAACAAATGCAGGGTAAACCTTGTACTTTGTGGGCACTGCCACATTCCGCATGTATGGAACCTGAACAACATGCTTGTTGTAAACGCGGGAACTTTCTGTTCTTCCAAGACCAGAGGCAAAACCACTCAGTGCTTTAATCTGATCCAGGCAGAGAACAGCGAGAAAAACGGAAATGGAGAATCTGAAAAAATTGAAGACGGCGGCTGGAAAGTCCGTGTTTCAAGGGTTTTCCCTCAAGGAAATATTGAATTTATTACAGAAACAGTGATGTGA
- the thsA gene encoding thermosome subunit alpha, which translates to MDKGGQPVFIIDPRKEQTKGRDALSMNIAAAKAVANIVKSTLGPRGMDKMLVNPLGDITITNDGATILHDMDIEHPTAKMIVEVAQSLENSAGDGTTSAVVFTGALLEKAESLIEKGVHPAVVVKGYRLAAEKAVEVFEKLAVPAKERELLIKAARTSITGKASEKYSNLIAEICVDAVLAIHEDGKADLKHVILSKDVGGLVEDTEFVEGIVIDKVALDKKAPLKIVNPNIALIDAPMETAKTANKAKLQISTVSDIENFVKQEDAALFEMADYIIRAGANAVFCSKGMDDKVAAYLQNRGIYATRRVKNEDMQHLADATGGRPVRNIKELTEKELGHAGLLEQDRDDEQGKTYLRDCKGAKSVSIVLRGGTEHVVDNLERAVDDALKVAKCVVEDGMVVAGGGASEMEVALSLRSYASSVGGREQMAIAAFAEALEEIPRTIARNAGLDTINTIVNLRAKHADNKNAGLNVLTGAAEDMLEKGIIDPLRVKVNSIKAGSEAATMVLRVDSMLRAQRTDMQDVKPEHRASTYEGMSAPALNMHR; encoded by the coding sequence ATGGATAAAGGTGGCCAGCCAGTCTTTATAATAGATCCGAGAAAGGAACAGACAAAGGGAAGAGACGCACTCAGCATGAACATTGCAGCCGCAAAGGCAGTAGCAAACATAGTTAAGAGTACGCTCGGACCCCGGGGAATGGACAAGATGCTTGTAAACCCTCTGGGAGATATCACCATCACCAACGATGGTGCCACTATCTTACATGACATGGACATCGAGCATCCTACAGCCAAGATGATTGTGGAAGTTGCCCAGTCTCTGGAAAATTCTGCAGGAGACGGGACAACAAGCGCTGTTGTGTTCACCGGTGCCCTGCTGGAAAAAGCGGAAAGTCTTATTGAAAAGGGTGTCCACCCGGCGGTAGTCGTTAAAGGTTACAGGCTTGCAGCAGAGAAAGCTGTTGAGGTTTTTGAGAAGCTTGCAGTCCCAGCAAAAGAAAGGGAGCTGCTTATCAAAGCTGCCAGGACATCCATTACTGGCAAGGCTTCTGAAAAATACAGCAATTTGATTGCAGAAATCTGTGTGGACGCAGTTCTTGCAATTCATGAGGACGGAAAAGCCGACCTTAAACATGTCATCCTTTCTAAAGATGTCGGCGGGCTTGTTGAAGACACCGAATTCGTGGAAGGCATTGTGATTGACAAGGTTGCTCTTGATAAAAAAGCCCCTCTGAAGATCGTAAACCCGAATATCGCGCTCATTGATGCTCCTATGGAGACTGCAAAGACAGCAAACAAAGCCAAGCTCCAGATCAGCACTGTAAGCGATATCGAAAATTTTGTGAAGCAGGAAGATGCAGCCCTCTTTGAAATGGCGGATTACATAATCAGGGCAGGGGCAAATGCAGTCTTCTGTTCCAAGGGCATGGATGACAAGGTTGCAGCTTACCTCCAGAACAGGGGCATATATGCAACCCGCAGGGTGAAGAACGAAGACATGCAGCACCTTGCAGATGCTACGGGAGGAAGGCCTGTCAGAAATATAAAAGAACTTACTGAAAAAGAACTCGGGCATGCAGGGCTCCTTGAGCAGGACAGGGATGACGAGCAGGGCAAAACCTACCTCAGGGACTGCAAAGGTGCAAAATCAGTCTCAATCGTTCTCCGCGGAGGAACAGAGCACGTTGTGGACAACCTGGAAAGGGCAGTTGATGACGCTCTCAAGGTTGCCAAATGCGTCGTTGAAGATGGCATGGTAGTTGCTGGCGGCGGGGCTTCGGAAATGGAAGTTGCGCTCTCTCTCCGTTCTTATGCTTCCAGTGTAGGCGGACGTGAACAGATGGCAATTGCAGCTTTTGCTGAGGCTCTTGAAGAGATCCCGAGAACGATTGCAAGAAATGCAGGCCTTGACACCATTAATACCATCGTGAACCTGCGTGCAAAACACGCTGACAACAAAAATGCAGGTTTGAACGTCCTTACGGGCGCTGCCGAAGATATGCTCGAAAAAGGCATCATCGACCCCCTGAGAGTGAAGGTCAATTCCATCAAAGCAGGGTCAGAAGCTGCGACAATGGTGCTCCGTGTGGACAGCATGCTCCGCGCCCAGCGTACGGATATGCAGGACGTCAAACCCGAGCACAGGGCAAGCACCTATGAAGGGATGTCTGCACCTGCACTAAACATGCACAGATAA
- a CDS encoding AMP phosphorylase, which produces MQLKLEHYNIKIGQHKVLLNIVDAKELGVNPGDRVRIRGHQSLSAIVDTTDDMVPPGTLGVFTEVYEHFEDWDKPVEVVPSFRSKSAAVIKKMLDKKPVVQDEIKMLVSDIVDENLSDVELSAFITASYIHGMTDDEVEWLTRAMIDTGDTIEFDTHPIMDKHSIGGVPGNKISLLIVPIVAANGLLIPKTSSRAITGAGGTADLMEVLSPVEFSSQEVKEITEKVGGALVWGGATNIAPADDKLIKIEYPLSIDPYYQMLASIMAKKGAIGADNVVMDIPVGPGTKVPTVQEGQKLARDLINLGHRLGMNVECAITYGSSPIGRRVGPSLEVKEAMKVLESMEGPNSLIEKSAALAGILLEMGGAAPRDQGKELALETLRSGKALEKMKQIIEAQGGDPNIKSDDIQTGQYTADIFASTDGYVMEFDNKWIIEIARLAGAPNDKGAGVAIHKKRGEQVKKGDPILTIYAEKEIKLDNALATAQRTNPIIVEGMLLRRIPGTYGFQ; this is translated from the coding sequence ATGCAGTTGAAGCTGGAACATTATAATATAAAAATTGGACAGCACAAAGTGTTGCTGAATATTGTCGATGCGAAAGAACTGGGAGTCAACCCCGGAGATAGGGTCCGCATCCGGGGGCATCAAAGCCTTTCTGCCATTGTGGACACAACTGATGACATGGTTCCTCCGGGAACTCTTGGTGTCTTTACTGAAGTTTATGAACATTTCGAAGACTGGGATAAGCCGGTAGAAGTTGTCCCTTCTTTTCGCTCAAAATCCGCAGCCGTTATCAAAAAAATGCTGGACAAAAAGCCTGTTGTACAGGACGAGATCAAAATGCTTGTAAGCGATATCGTTGATGAAAACCTGAGCGATGTCGAGCTTTCTGCCTTTATAACAGCTTCATATATCCACGGGATGACCGATGACGAAGTCGAATGGCTGACAAGGGCAATGATAGATACAGGAGACACTATCGAATTCGATACGCACCCTATTATGGACAAGCACTCGATAGGTGGGGTTCCCGGAAACAAGATTTCTCTCCTTATTGTCCCCATAGTTGCCGCAAACGGGCTGCTCATCCCAAAGACCAGTTCAAGGGCTATCACGGGTGCAGGCGGGACTGCCGACCTTATGGAAGTGCTCTCTCCTGTTGAGTTCAGCTCGCAGGAAGTAAAGGAGATAACCGAAAAGGTAGGAGGAGCACTCGTCTGGGGCGGAGCTACAAATATTGCGCCTGCAGATGATAAGCTCATCAAAATTGAATATCCCCTGTCCATTGACCCTTATTACCAGATGCTTGCCTCAATCATGGCAAAAAAAGGAGCCATCGGGGCAGACAATGTGGTAATGGATATCCCTGTCGGGCCGGGCACGAAGGTCCCCACAGTTCAGGAAGGACAGAAACTGGCCAGAGACCTCATCAACCTCGGGCACAGACTTGGAATGAATGTTGAGTGCGCTATTACTTACGGTTCGTCTCCTATCGGGAGGAGAGTAGGACCTTCTCTGGAAGTAAAGGAAGCCATGAAAGTCCTTGAGAGCATGGAAGGTCCAAACAGCCTTATTGAAAAGAGCGCGGCTCTCGCAGGCATTCTTCTTGAAATGGGAGGGGCAGCTCCGAGAGATCAGGGAAAAGAGCTTGCACTTGAAACTCTCAGGAGTGGAAAAGCTCTCGAGAAAATGAAACAGATCATTGAAGCCCAGGGAGGAGACCCGAACATCAAGTCCGATGATATTCAGACAGGGCAGTACACTGCTGATATTTTTGCTTCTACGGACGGGTATGTTATGGAGTTCGACAACAAATGGATAATTGAGATTGCCAGGCTTGCAGGAGCTCCAAATGACAAGGGAGCTGGAGTTGCAATACACAAAAAGAGAGGAGAACAGGTTAAAAAAGGAGATCCGATTCTCACCATATATGCCGAAAAAGAGATCAAACTTGATAATGCACTGGCAACGGCACAGAGGACAAACCCGATAATAGTCGAAGGCATGCTTCTCAGAAGAATTCCTGGAACTTATGGGTTCCAGTAA
- the rpiA gene encoding ribose 5-phosphate isomerase A, which produces MTERNTSTDSPEKRAAGIAAAGLVSSGMVVGLGTGSTVAYTIKELGRRVKEEGLDILGVVTSYQSEMLAIDAGIRLTTLSQDPELDIAIDGADQIDSNLYTIKGGGAAHTREKIVSVSAKRFVVVADDSKTSTQLDKPVPVEVLPFAKEPAVNRIRKLGGEPRLRSAVKKDGPVITDNGNFVLDVEFGVIKDPEALALQLSAVPGVVEHGIFSNVDELYIGKKDGSVKIISRQK; this is translated from the coding sequence ATGACGGAAAGAAATACTTCTACTGATTCTCCGGAAAAACGGGCGGCAGGAATTGCTGCGGCAGGGCTTGTCAGCTCAGGGATGGTTGTAGGGCTCGGTACGGGTTCGACAGTTGCATATACTATAAAAGAGCTGGGGCGCAGGGTAAAGGAGGAAGGCCTCGACATCCTCGGGGTTGTTACCTCCTACCAGTCCGAAATGCTGGCAATAGATGCCGGGATAAGGCTTACCACCCTTTCTCAGGACCCTGAACTGGATATTGCAATTGACGGAGCTGACCAGATAGACTCCAACCTTTATACCATCAAAGGAGGCGGGGCTGCTCATACAAGGGAAAAGATCGTTTCCGTGTCTGCAAAAAGGTTTGTAGTAGTAGCCGACGACTCTAAAACCAGTACGCAGCTTGATAAGCCTGTGCCTGTTGAAGTCCTTCCCTTTGCAAAAGAACCTGCAGTGAACAGGATCCGGAAACTTGGGGGAGAACCCAGACTCAGGTCTGCCGTAAAAAAAGACGGTCCCGTTATAACGGATAATGGAAACTTTGTTCTTGATGTCGAATTTGGCGTTATAAAAGATCCTGAGGCTCTTGCCCTTCAATTGTCTGCGGTTCCGGGAGTTGTTGAACACGGAATTTTTAGTAATGTTGATGAACTTTACATAGGGAAAAAAGACGGGTCCGTAAAAATTATATCCAGACAGAAGTGA
- a CDS encoding ACT domain-containing protein translates to MTSSRFIITVIGSDRVGIVARITTVMASYNVNIVDISQTIMQGIFTMIMLAEAPKENFDLAAFQQAMDAEGKSLGVEVKVQHEDAFRFMHRI, encoded by the coding sequence ATGACATCAAGCCGTTTTATTATCACGGTCATTGGCAGTGACAGAGTAGGAATTGTTGCCAGGATCACCACTGTAATGGCCAGTTACAACGTGAATATTGTCGACATCAGCCAGACCATCATGCAGGGCATCTTTACAATGATTATGCTCGCAGAAGCCCCGAAGGAAAACTTTGACCTTGCAGCTTTCCAGCAGGCTATGGACGCCGAAGGCAAAAGCCTTGGAGTTGAGGTCAAAGTTCAGCATGAAGACGCTTTCCGTTTCATGCACAGGATCTGA
- a CDS encoding plastocyanin/azurin family copper-binding protein translates to MRKEILIFLIILGVFFVAGCVENEGSDEPEPSIPLEEVDKGGAVGAEETSSGAKSDIANVEIRNYTYIPQNITVKIGQTVMWTNNDTVLHDVVGSGIESDYLQKGEKFIYTFEEEGTYPYICSVHPWMEGEVTVGA, encoded by the coding sequence ATGAGAAAGGAAATATTAATTTTTTTAATAATTCTTGGTGTGTTTTTTGTTGCGGGTTGTGTTGAGAATGAGGGTTCGGATGAACCCGAACCTTCTATACCTTTAGAGGAAGTGGATAAAGGGGGAGCGGTAGGAGCCGAGGAAACTTCCAGTGGAGCAAAATCTGATATAGCTAACGTAGAGATAAGGAACTATACATATATACCCCAGAATATTACTGTAAAAATTGGGCAGACTGTAATGTGGACTAATAACGATACTGTCCTTCATGACGTGGTGGGTTCGGGTATTGAATCAGATTACCTTCAGAAAGGAGAGAAATTTATCTATACTTTTGAAGAGGAAGGAACTTACCCGTATATCTGTTCAGTACACCCCTGGATGGAAGGGGAAGTAACTGTAGGGGCCTGA
- a CDS encoding tRNA (cytidine(56)-2'-O)-methyltransferase translates to MKRIVLLRLGHRPERDKRITTHVGLTARMLGAEGMLLASDDSGIVQSLEDVVRRWGGNFYIKNNVSFKQEIRNWKEGGGKVCHLSMYGVNLPDLADELKKCDKLMIVVGAEKVPPEIYQLADWNVAVGSQPHSEVAAVAITMDRIAEGEPLEKEFPGAELTIVPAERGKHVIENAGE, encoded by the coding sequence ATGAAGAGAATTGTATTACTGCGCCTGGGGCACCGCCCTGAGAGGGACAAGAGGATTACCACACACGTTGGCTTAACTGCCAGGATGCTTGGAGCTGAAGGCATGCTTCTTGCTTCTGATGACTCCGGGATTGTGCAGAGCCTTGAAGATGTGGTCAGGCGCTGGGGTGGAAACTTTTACATTAAAAATAATGTCAGCTTTAAACAGGAAATCAGAAACTGGAAAGAAGGAGGAGGTAAAGTCTGCCACCTTTCCATGTACGGAGTCAACCTTCCGGATCTTGCTGACGAGCTTAAAAAGTGCGACAAATTAATGATTGTTGTGGGTGCGGAAAAAGTCCCTCCCGAAATTTACCAGCTCGCTGACTGGAATGTGGCCGTGGGAAGCCAGCCTCATTCCGAAGTTGCGGCAGTTGCAATTACAATGGACAGAATCGCCGAGGGTGAGCCTCTTGAAAAAGAGTTTCCGGGCGCTGAACTGACAATTGTCCCTGCCGAAAGGGGCAAACATGTAATCGAAAATGCCGGGGAATGA
- the aspS gene encoding aspartate--tRNA(Asn) ligase yields MSLANLRTHYTADVRPDKVENGQKVTLAGWVHEVRDLGGICFVVLRDREGKAQVTLVKKKIDKDLFDAARRLVRESVISVTGSVKFEEKAPNGYELLPDEINVLNVSGSPLPMDTTGKVEAELDTRLDSRFIDLRRAETTAVFKIRHESLRAIREYFVKYNFIETATPKVVATATEGGTALFPITYFDREAFLNQSPQLFKQILMSGGFDRVFEIGPIFRAEEHDTRRHLNEATSIDVEVSFADHFDVMELLENLVAYVYTRVIENCKSSLEVLGVDLKVPKTPFLKLTYDEVIEIINSRCEEKMHWGDDLGTLGEHTVGDHVYETTGESHYFIIDWPTEIKPFYAMPYEDRPEFSKSFDMMHRTMELSSGAQRIHIPSLLKNRIESQGLNPDGFEFYLKAFEFGMPPHAGWGMGCERFVMTMLGTENIRDTVLFPRDRRRLSP; encoded by the coding sequence ATGTCTTTAGCAAATCTCAGAACGCATTATACAGCCGATGTCAGACCGGATAAGGTTGAGAACGGTCAGAAAGTAACCCTTGCAGGCTGGGTCCATGAGGTCAGAGACCTCGGAGGGATCTGTTTTGTCGTGCTCCGGGACAGGGAAGGAAAGGCTCAGGTCACACTTGTAAAGAAAAAGATCGATAAAGATCTCTTTGATGCAGCCAGAAGGCTCGTTCGCGAGTCCGTAATTTCCGTGACCGGCTCTGTCAAGTTTGAAGAAAAAGCACCGAACGGCTATGAACTTCTCCCTGACGAGATCAATGTCCTGAACGTCTCAGGTTCTCCTCTTCCAATGGACACCACCGGAAAGGTTGAAGCAGAACTCGACACAAGGCTTGACTCCCGCTTCATCGATCTGAGAAGAGCAGAGACAACTGCGGTCTTCAAGATAAGACACGAATCCCTCCGGGCTATAAGGGAATACTTTGTAAAATACAACTTTATAGAAACCGCAACTCCAAAGGTCGTTGCTACAGCAACAGAAGGCGGAACTGCCCTTTTCCCGATAACCTATTTTGACAGGGAAGCTTTTCTCAACCAGAGCCCACAGCTTTTCAAGCAGATCCTTATGAGCGGCGGGTTTGACAGGGTCTTTGAAATAGGGCCGATTTTCAGGGCAGAAGAACATGATACACGCAGGCACTTAAACGAAGCCACTTCTATTGACGTGGAGGTCAGTTTTGCAGACCATTTTGATGTAATGGAGCTCCTGGAAAACCTTGTGGCTTATGTTTACACGCGAGTGATCGAGAACTGCAAATCCTCCCTTGAAGTTCTCGGGGTTGACCTGAAGGTTCCTAAGACTCCTTTCCTCAAGCTCACCTATGATGAAGTGATAGAGATAATAAACAGCCGCTGTGAAGAGAAAATGCACTGGGGAGATGACCTGGGCACACTTGGAGAGCACACCGTCGGAGACCACGTTTACGAGACCACAGGTGAGTCCCATTACTTCATTATCGACTGGCCCACGGAAATCAAACCTTTCTATGCCATGCCTTACGAAGACAGGCCTGAATTCAGCAAGTCCTTTGATATGATGCACCGCACAATGGAGCTCTCTTCAGGAGCCCAGCGTATTCACATCCCTTCCCTGCTTAAGAACAGGATTGAGTCCCAGGGTTTAAACCCTGATGGTTTTGAGTTCTACCTCAAAGCTTTCGAATTCGGGATGCCTCCGCATGCAGGATGGGGAATGGGCTGTGAACGTTTTGTCATGACCATGCTGGGGACCGAGAATATCCGGGATACCGTACTCTTCCCGAGGGACAGGAGAAGACTTTCTCCCTGA
- a CDS encoding phosphoribosyltransferase: MSRLLARKIKASGYKPDLIIAIGRGGYVPGRLVSDFLLFSDLTSIKVEHYLRGAEMKAEARIRFPLSVDISGKKVLIVDDVTDTGDTLKLSIGYVQSLNASEIRTAVLQHKTCSSFVPDFYGQKIIRWRWIIYPWARYEDLAGFTKRILEDGALDVSRIIYELKDRHGLEVGEKEILEILHDLAERKEIEKTEVDNLVKWQVRMK; the protein is encoded by the coding sequence ATTTCCAGGCTTCTTGCCCGGAAAATCAAGGCTTCAGGATACAAACCCGACCTTATAATTGCTATAGGAAGGGGAGGATATGTCCCCGGAAGGCTGGTTTCTGACTTCCTGCTTTTCAGTGACCTGACCTCCATAAAGGTCGAACACTATCTAAGAGGTGCTGAAATGAAGGCAGAAGCGAGAATTCGATTTCCTCTCTCAGTTGATATCAGCGGGAAAAAGGTGCTTATTGTAGATGACGTAACCGATACCGGAGATACCCTGAAGCTTTCTATCGGTTATGTGCAGAGCCTGAACGCTTCTGAAATCAGAACTGCGGTTCTGCAGCACAAAACATGCTCTTCTTTTGTTCCGGATTTTTATGGCCAGAAGATCATCAGGTGGCGCTGGATCATTTATCCCTGGGCTCGTTATGAGGATCTGGCAGGTTTTACCAAAAGGATTCTTGAAGATGGGGCTCTTGATGTCTCCCGGATAATATATGAGCTTAAAGACAGGCATGGTCTTGAGGTAGGGGAAAAAGAAATCCTTGAAATACTGCATGACCTGGCTGAGAGAAAAGAGATCGAGAAAACTGAAGTGGATAATCTGGTTAAATGGCAGGTCAGGATGAAATAA
- a CDS encoding DMT family transporter, with the protein MQKRAYLLIAVSGSLWGTIGIFVRELYGLGFSTLQIVTMRVFSAAVIMLLYLLFTKPELLKIRFRDSLYFVGTGILSIVFFNLCYFITIRETSIAIAVTLLYTAPAFVAILSRIIFRESLDAKKLFSLGLTLTGCAFVTGYLPELGNSPSITLPWLLTGLGAGFGYALYSIFGKVALKKYDTVTITAYTFFFASLALLPLVSFETSGEAFSTGSFWTYLIGLGFFPTVLAYLLYTKGLEEVESSRAAIVATVEPVVATFAGFFFFREIVSGWQLAGILFVLAGVVLIQERK; encoded by the coding sequence ATGCAAAAACGGGCATATTTACTTATTGCTGTGAGTGGTTCCCTTTGGGGTACAATAGGAATTTTTGTCCGGGAGCTCTACGGTTTAGGGTTTTCTACTCTTCAGATCGTAACCATGAGGGTGTTCTCAGCGGCTGTTATCATGCTGCTATACCTTCTTTTTACAAAACCGGAACTGCTGAAAATCAGATTCCGGGATTCTCTTTATTTTGTGGGGACAGGTATCCTCAGCATTGTTTTCTTTAACCTCTGTTATTTTATCACCATCAGAGAGACGTCTATAGCAATTGCAGTCACCCTCCTGTATACAGCCCCTGCATTTGTTGCAATACTTTCCAGGATTATTTTCAGGGAAAGCCTGGATGCAAAAAAACTTTTTTCTCTGGGCCTTACCCTCACAGGGTGTGCTTTTGTAACCGGCTACCTTCCTGAACTCGGAAATTCTCCCTCTATCACTCTGCCCTGGCTCCTTACAGGGCTGGGGGCAGGTTTCGGGTATGCCCTTTACAGTATTTTCGGAAAAGTTGCTCTTAAAAAGTACGATACTGTAACAATCACAGCCTACACTTTCTTTTTTGCCAGCCTTGCCCTCCTGCCTCTGGTTAGCTTTGAAACTTCAGGAGAGGCTTTCTCTACGGGAAGTTTCTGGACCTACCTTATAGGTCTTGGCTTCTTCCCCACTGTTCTTGCCTATTTGCTTTACACAAAAGGGCTTGAAGAAGTCGAATCTAGCAGGGCGGCTATAGTAGCGACAGTAGAGCCTGTAGTGGCTACCTTTGCAGGTTTCTTCTTTTTCAGGGAAATAGTGTCAGGCTGGCAACTGGCAGGGATACTCTTTGTACTTGCAGGTGTGGTGCTTATACAGGAGAGAAAATGA
- a CDS encoding shikimate kinase, with protein MNITLIGMAGAGKSTIGKALAKRLDYTFIDVDRLITDRTGMPLQVLIDKQGDSALLRFEEEAILGLGQVDNCIISPGGSVIYSEKSMVYLKNISKVVFLDASFRSIARRIPNARRRGIVGLRDRSLKELFEERLVLYNKYADFSVKIRGKENIQGIVDRVIRLCFMVES; from the coding sequence ATGAACATAACATTAATCGGTATGGCAGGAGCGGGGAAAAGTACCATAGGAAAAGCGCTTGCAAAACGTCTGGATTATACTTTTATTGATGTTGACCGTTTGATCACAGATAGAACTGGAATGCCCCTCCAGGTACTCATTGATAAACAGGGCGATTCTGCTCTTCTCAGATTTGAGGAAGAAGCTATTCTGGGTCTTGGGCAGGTGGATAACTGTATTATTTCCCCGGGAGGGAGCGTAATTTATTCCGAAAAATCCATGGTCTACTTAAAAAACATCTCAAAAGTTGTCTTTCTGGACGCTTCTTTCAGGAGCATCGCAAGGCGAATACCGAATGCAAGAAGAAGAGGTATAGTGGGCCTGAGGGATAGAAGCCTTAAAGAACTATTTGAAGAAAGGCTGGTTCTGTATAATAAATACGCTGATTTCTCCGTAAAAATCAGGGGAAAGGAAAATATTCAGGGGATTGTAGATCGAGTGATCAGGCTCTGTTTTATGGTGGAATCCTGA
- a CDS encoding PFL family protein, with protein MLINPKEILETIQMVRMEHLDIRTVTMGISLRDCSHPDIEIFNENIYAKITSRAKDLVRTTNEIQSLYGIPIINRRISVTPIAIAAESCRSRDFVSIAKTMDEAAKEAGVDFIGGFSALVHKGETGGDLKLINSIPEALASTEKVCSSVNVATTKAGINMDAVGLMGKVIKKTAELTSDRDGIGCAKLVVFANAPDDNPFMAGAFHGIGEPECVINVGVSGPGVVNAAVCELENPDLTEISETIKRTAFKITRMGEMVGREVSRRLGVEFGILDLSLAPTPAIGDSVAAILEAMGLERCGAHGTTAALALLNDAVKKGGAMASSSVGGLSGAFIPVSEDAGMIEAVKAGALSLEKLEAMTCVCSVGLDMIAVPGDTPATTLSAIIADEMAIGVINKKTTAVRVIPAPGKEVGDSVEFGGLLGSAPVMPVSNFSSETFIKRGGRIPAPIQSLTN; from the coding sequence ATGCTTATAAACCCTAAAGAAATCCTGGAGACAATCCAGATGGTCAGGATGGAACATCTGGACATCAGGACCGTTACCATGGGGATCAGCCTCAGGGACTGCAGCCACCCTGATATTGAGATATTTAACGAAAATATCTACGCGAAAATAACCTCGCGGGCAAAAGACCTTGTCCGGACGACAAATGAAATCCAGAGCCTTTACGGGATCCCTATCATCAACCGCAGGATTTCTGTGACCCCCATAGCGATAGCAGCAGAAAGCTGCAGGTCTCGGGACTTTGTATCTATTGCAAAGACGATGGACGAAGCTGCAAAAGAAGCAGGTGTCGATTTTATCGGCGGGTTCAGTGCCCTTGTCCATAAAGGGGAAACTGGCGGGGACCTGAAATTAATAAATTCCATTCCTGAAGCTCTTGCATCTACAGAAAAGGTCTGCTCGTCCGTTAATGTTGCAACCACAAAGGCGGGAATTAACATGGATGCAGTCGGACTTATGGGAAAAGTAATCAAAAAGACTGCGGAACTGACCTCTGACAGAGATGGGATAGGCTGTGCTAAACTCGTGGTTTTTGCAAATGCTCCTGATGACAACCCTTTTATGGCAGGAGCTTTTCACGGAATTGGGGAACCCGAATGTGTAATTAATGTGGGCGTAAGCGGGCCTGGCGTGGTTAACGCAGCTGTTTGCGAGCTCGAAAACCCTGACCTCACGGAGATTTCCGAGACAATCAAAAGGACAGCCTTTAAAATTACGCGTATGGGAGAAATGGTCGGAAGAGAGGTCTCAAGAAGGCTCGGCGTTGAATTCGGGATTCTCGACCTTTCGCTTGCTCCAACTCCGGCGATCGGGGACAGTGTTGCAGCAATTCTGGAAGCTATGGGCCTTGAACGGTGTGGAGCCCATGGCACGACTGCAGCCCTTGCACTTCTTAATGATGCCGTAAAAAAAGGAGGAGCAATGGCTTCTTCTTCAGTGGGAGGTCTCAGCGGGGCTTTCATTCCTGTAAGTGAAGATGCAGGCATGATTGAAGCGGTAAAAGCCGGAGCTCTCTCTCTTGAAAAACTCGAAGCCATGACCTGTGTCTGTTCAGTCGGGCTTGACATGATAGCAGTCCCGGGAGATACTCCTGCAACTACCCTTTCTGCAATCATTGCTGATGAAATGGCTATAGGGGTAATAAACAAAAAGACAACAGCAGTCAGGGTGATTCCAGCACCCGGAAAAGAAGTTGGGGATTCTGTGGAATTTGGCGGGTTGCTCGGCAGTGCCCCTGTTATGCCTGTAAGCAATTTCAGTTCAGAAACTTTCATAAAGCGGGGAGGAAGAATTCCGGCTCCTATCCAGTCATTGACAAACTGA